caaaagtaaacattcatttgttctattGGGAAATCAActaaattattttcatcatctcAAAGTTGGCagaattatttaattttcattgaATTGTTTGCACACAAGGAAAAGCAACAGAACCTCACTAGTAATTATAAATAGCTACAAtttcactttatatttaaatcagaTCAACAAATGTTCTCAGCTCCACAGCTGCATctcataaattaaaatattgtgGGGTTTTGTTCataatttaattcaaaaagtcaaagtttcaAAGTCAGCACTATTACCAATGATTGCGTGCACTGCACTAAACCAAGAAATACACAATGGTTATACTGTATGAATAGTAATTTACCCCAAATGACatctaaatgtttttatgtactTTTTATCTGTAggccacattttttaaaaatgagatTAGATAAATGCTTGAAACATTTGTTTGCATGTACACATAACTGAGGATAACTTTTGAGATGCACCTTGAAATCCTGGAGAGCCTGCAGTCATTGTTTGAATATGgaagaaatgtataaaatatagaAGCTTAAGAttaaagagcaggaggagaccGATACAGACGCTGTGCCTGTGGACAGACGGGCTAGCTTAGCATTCAGCCCTTTAGCCTCATTGGTGATAAGAAGATGACTTCTTCTCTTCAGGTGAACAGAGGTGATGCTCCACAGGTCTTCTGTCATCAGGTTGTGATAAACACATCGTAACCTACGTGAACACAACGCCGGGGGGGGCGGACTTGTCACACGTTAGCTAGCGCTAGCAGTGGCTAGGCTAACTAgccgtgtgtgttttgtttttgttttattccgATGAAGCGTCCGCGCTTGGGGCTGGttcgtgtgtgtgcagagtcCGCTCACCTTCAGGGGGAAGGAGTCCGGTGACAGAGCTGCCTTCTCTCTTCGCGCAcagtccggggggggggggggggggggggcgggcttTCCACCTAGCTGCTGCTTTAGCCGAGCGGATGTTTGTCGCCTCCGTGCGCCGGAAGTTCACGATGGGTTCACGTGATGTCGGAATAATCGGAAAaacgcttcttcttcttctttttcttgtggTGTTTATTGGCGGCGTCACTTATACACgaatgaatatgttttttccATTATTGATACGCCcagatttaatttaagtttttacCATAATAAGCATTATTATCGGTgtctattattattgtttcttGTTATTGGTAATTGTAATGATGGTATTTCATtccatatttatttagtttctcctacattattgttgttgttgtattgttttgtcaATATCTTGTCTCTTGTCTTGCAAAGTtacatcaaatatatatatgtactgaCATGTCACACATTATTTGtctttgctctttgttattATGCAACAATAGAAAGAGCTGtcaatgtgttgtttaaattcactaaacaTATAAAATACTACACAGTTTgtccatgtttattttttttgtccacacACCGACTTCATAACTCGGGGAAATGGGATCTTCCGAGGAGCACCTGAACGCGCACGGGTATGACAACAACATGGCGCCACTGTTTCTACACGTGTCAGCGGTGGGTGGGTGTGCTCCGTGAGATAAAGGTCAAAGATGGATGAGAGGGTCGTGGCAGCGGAGGGGATTGACTGGGGAGGGagtggagctgaggaggagatgcCTGATCAGGACAAACCTTTATCAAAGAGCGTCCACACTGATCTTCCTCTGCCCCTCTCATGTCCTCTGAAATGCACACTGATCAAAGGAGACTATCTCTACTTCCATTATGGCTGCGATGGACAAGATGACAGAGGCTGGGGATGTGGCTACCGCACCGTCGAGACGATGACCTCCTGGATTTGCCACAACTTGTCTCCACCGAAGCACCAGAGCAGACCCCCACCCAGCCTCCCAGAGATCCAGCAGGCCTTGGTCGCCATGGGGGACAAGCCGGGCTCCTTCTCGGGCTCCAGGGAGTGGATCGGAACATTCGAGGCCTCCCTGGTTCTGGACTATTTCTATGACGTTCCCTGTAAGTTGGTGCACATCAGAGGTGGAGAGGCACAGCTGGAGCATGTTGCAGCGGAGGAGCTCCATCAGCACTTTGAGCAGCATGGGTCTCCAGTCATGATGGGCGGGGACAGGGACAATTCCTCTAAGGGTGTAGTGGGGGTGTGCACTGGGGACAAGGGGAGTTACTTGCTAGTCGTTGACCCTCACTACTACGGACGTCAGCTGGAgaagacagagctgcagagacgagGGTGGGTGGTGT
The genomic region above belongs to Hippoglossus hippoglossus isolate fHipHip1 chromosome 18, fHipHip1.pri, whole genome shotgun sequence and contains:
- the ufsp1 gene encoding inactive Ufm1-specific protease 1, giving the protein MDERVVAAEGIDWGGSGAEEEMPDQDKPLSKSVHTDLPLPLSCPLKCTLIKGDYLYFHYGCDGQDDRGWGCGYRTVETMTSWICHNLSPPKHQSRPPPSLPEIQQALVAMGDKPGSFSGSREWIGTFEASLVLDYFYDVPCKLVHIRGGEAQLEHVAAEELHQHFEQHGSPVMMGGDRDNSSKGVVGVCTGDKGSYLLVVDPHYYGRQLEKTELQRRGWVVWRRVSSLDQSSFYNLCLPQTAKKTNVNWMADL